The following coding sequences lie in one Arachis ipaensis cultivar K30076 chromosome B03, Araip1.1, whole genome shotgun sequence genomic window:
- the LOC107630773 gene encoding ubiquitin-conjugating enzyme E2 4 isoform X2: MWMMSDYKVEMMNDGMQEFFVEFRGPKDSPYQDGVWKIRVELPDAYPYKSPSIGFVNKIYHPNVDEMSGSVCLDVINQTWSPMFDLVNVFEVFLPQLLLYPNASDPLNGDAAALMMRDHAAYEQKVKEYCEKYAKPEDIGATQEENSSDDELSEEEYDASSDDAIAGEPDP; the protein is encoded by the exons ATGTG gATGATGAGTGATTACAAGGTGGAAATGATGAACGATGGCATGCAAGAGTTCTTTGTAGAATTTCGCGGACCAAAAGaca GTCCCTATCAAGATGGTGTGTGGAAGATTAGGGTGGAGCTACCTGATGCTTATCCTTATAAGTCCCCCTCTATTGGTTTTGTAAACAAAATTTACCACCCCAATGTTGATGAAAT GTCTGGATCAGTTTGCTTAGATGTTATTAACCAGACCTGGAGTCCCATGTTTG ACCTTGTTAATGTGTTTGAAGTGTTTCTTCCTCAACTTCTTCTGTACCCGAACGCATCAGATCCGTTGAATGGTGATGCTGCTGCCTTAATGATGCGAGATCATGCAGCATATGAACAAAAAGTCAAAG AATATTGTGAAAAATATGCCAAGCCAGAAGATATTGGAGCTACTCAGGAAGAAAATTCGAGTGACGATGAGCTAAGTGAAGAAGAATATGATGCCTCTAGTGATGACGCCATTGCGGGGGAACCTGATCCTTAG
- the LOC107630774 gene encoding ACT domain-containing protein ACR3, translating into MVKRMVRIESCDEKGYSIVSIDCKDRPRLMFDTVCTLTDMQYVIFHASISSHEAYAFQEYFIRHIDGYALNTAS; encoded by the exons atggtgaagagaatggtgagGATTGAAAGCTGTGATGAAAAGGGTTATTCAATTGTGAGCATAGATTGTAAGGACCGTCCAAGACTCATGTTTGATACCGTTTGCACCTTAACGGATATGCAGTACGTCATTTTCCATGCTTCCATTAGCTCCCATGAAGCCTATGCATTTCAG GAGTATTTCATCAGGCATATAGACGGATATGCTTTGAACACAGCAAGCTAG
- the LOC107630773 gene encoding ubiquitin-conjugating enzyme E2 4 isoform X1, with product MDLMKLMMSDYKVEMMNDGMQEFFVEFRGPKDSPYQDGVWKIRVELPDAYPYKSPSIGFVNKIYHPNVDEMSGSVCLDVINQTWSPMFDLVNVFEVFLPQLLLYPNASDPLNGDAAALMMRDHAAYEQKVKEYCEKYAKPEDIGATQEENSSDDELSEEEYDASSDDAIAGEPDP from the exons ATGGACTTGATGAAACT gATGATGAGTGATTACAAGGTGGAAATGATGAACGATGGCATGCAAGAGTTCTTTGTAGAATTTCGCGGACCAAAAGaca GTCCCTATCAAGATGGTGTGTGGAAGATTAGGGTGGAGCTACCTGATGCTTATCCTTATAAGTCCCCCTCTATTGGTTTTGTAAACAAAATTTACCACCCCAATGTTGATGAAAT GTCTGGATCAGTTTGCTTAGATGTTATTAACCAGACCTGGAGTCCCATGTTTG ACCTTGTTAATGTGTTTGAAGTGTTTCTTCCTCAACTTCTTCTGTACCCGAACGCATCAGATCCGTTGAATGGTGATGCTGCTGCCTTAATGATGCGAGATCATGCAGCATATGAACAAAAAGTCAAAG AATATTGTGAAAAATATGCCAAGCCAGAAGATATTGGAGCTACTCAGGAAGAAAATTCGAGTGACGATGAGCTAAGTGAAGAAGAATATGATGCCTCTAGTGATGACGCCATTGCGGGGGAACCTGATCCTTAG